The proteins below come from a single Takifugu flavidus isolate HTHZ2018 chromosome 6, ASM371156v2, whole genome shotgun sequence genomic window:
- the LOC130527874 gene encoding LOW QUALITY PROTEIN: von Willebrand factor A domain-containing protein 7-like (The sequence of the model RefSeq protein was modified relative to this genomic sequence to represent the inferred CDS: inserted 1 base in 1 codon), giving the protein MLLALMFVLLPGFLHGFKPLRSPGSITHRVITRRAILRKTAEVCRDIAASAGRDFTLTIDDRLSAGDVRRACYAGASSRLRSTISFRRSIAEVYFRNAAVDLVFMLSARHHFDDETFQAGRDIITAGMKTVDESVQLENFFAGRLTLGAIFHTLQDFYSHSNWVELGNNISYSALINSEQTLDTLADINTPTCRNCEGDNCEDNILPELLEQGLLTSGYFSLFSSEKPRGKCSHGGFFDRTSRTDPVGGINKDTVESNHGSLHPKAADLAVLATMDLLEELRVAVGDRRFLQLMGLSQASALCFVLDTTGSMSNDIAKAKRVSLDIIDRKQGTEQEPSAYILVPFNDPDFGPLIRTTKADVFKESIKKLTATGGGDAPEMSLSGLQLALTAAPPSSEIFVFTDAPAKDAYLKSTVTALIESSKSVVNFMITDVPRRVSRSLQGENSPTMRLSDVRLYYDLAQASGGQAVQVSKSDLPLATGIIEDCSDGAVVTVFQVVRNPGRPDQFTFTVDSSLINVTIYITGFPPLTFNLTDPSGVTQSSGQSSGPLAYIGVAGNLHRLRIHPGGQTGSWKIQVDSFNSYSVKVTGQSSVNFXYYLVDAHEGPHGDLSLKDGRPLSGGNMSLLVTVTESDKVKVTEVTLVDSSSETEVNGTLQPLDSGTFLVTFTDVPSGEYVVHLRGEDNSSTSRSTPATFQRQASTQIKTSGITLTAQADTISIEPGASVSVQFTVTTTSTSLTVKATNDRNYTLLSPSSINIAAGSGGTANGTVNMTVPAGASSGTDVTLTIEVQNAAGTDMNYAVLRFVVAAKATDVTRPVCQVVSLSTSCNSSLTYCASAHWEFIANFTDGINGTGIRTVTVLKGNGTLNISSAVGAGGENITVATYNASCCSDSVELAAVDRAGNVGRCVGSAKQSSTRTVAPVTPAASPMQGPI; this is encoded by the exons GCTATGCAGGTGCCTCCTCTCGTTTACGCTCTACCATCAGCTTCCGGCGCTCCATCGCAGAGGTATACTTCAGAAACGCAGCAGTGGACCTTGTTTTTATGTTGAGTGCCAGGCATCATTTTGATGATGAGACATTTCAGGCAGGACGGGATATCATCACAGCAG GTATGAAGACAGTAGACGAGAGCGTGCAGCTGGAGAACTTCTTTGCTGGAAGATTGACTCTTGGGGCAATATTTCACACCCTGCAG GACTTCTACAGCCACAGCAACTGGGTGGAGTTGGGGAACAACATTTCTTACAGTGCTCTGATCAATTCCGAGCAGACTCTCGACACGCTGGCAG ACATAAATACTCCAACCTGTAGAAACTGCGAAGGGGACAACTGTGAGGACAATATCCTGCCTGAGCTGCTGGAGCAAGGACTGCTGACTTCAGGGTACTTCAGTCTCTTCTCCTCAGAAAAGCCTCGAG GCAAATGCAGCCATGGTGGGTTCTTCGACAGGACAAGCAGAACTGACCCTGTGGGGGGCATCAATAAGGACACAGTTGAATCCAATCACGGCTCGCTCCACCCCAAGGCGGCCGATTTGGCTGTTCTCGCTACgatggacctgctggaggagctcagagtcGCTGTGGGAGACAGGAGATTCCTGCA GTTGATGGGTCTCTCCCAGGCTTCTGCGCTCTGTTTTGTCCTCGACACCACAGGCAGCATGAGCAATGACATCGCCAAAGCTAAACGAGTGTCTTTAGACATTATTGATCGCAAGCAAGGAACCGAGCAGGAGCCTTCTGCCTACATCCTGGTACCCTTCAACGACCCAG ATTTTGGACCCTTGATAAGGACAACAAAGGCTGATGTCTTCAAAGAGAGCATCAAAAAACTGACTGCAACAGGTGGTGGAGATGCTCCAGAGATGAGCTTGTCTGGACTGCAG CTggctctgacagcagctccGCCCTCCTCTGAGATCTTTGTTTTTACGGATGCTCCAGCTAAAGATGCTTACCTGAAAAGCACCGTGACGGCTCTGATCGAGAGCTCCAAGTCTGTG GTGAATTTCATGATAACAGATGTCCCTCGAAGGGTCTCCAGAAGCCTTCAGGGTGAAAATTCACCCACAATGAGACTGTCAGACGTGCGGCTGTACTACGACCTAGCTCAGGCCTCTGGGGGACAGGCTGTTCAGGTCTCCAAGTCAGACCTCCCTCTGGCAACAGGAATAATAGAAGATTGCTCGGACGGGGCTGTG GTGACAGTTTTTCAGGTTGTACGGAATCCCGGGAGGCCCGACCAGTTTACTTTCACCGTCGACAGCTCTTTAATCAACGTGACCATCTACATCACAGGATTCCCGCCCCTCACTTTTAACCTCACCGACCCCTCAG GAGTGACCCAGAGCTCCGGTCAGTCCAGCGGTCCGCTGGCCTACATCGGCGTGGCTGGAAATCTGCATCGGTTAAGGATCCATCCTGGCGgtcagacaggatcctggaagATCCAGGTGGATTCGTTTAACAGCTATTCTGTCAAGGTCACAG GTCAAAGTTCTGTGAACT ATTATTATCTTGTGGATGCTCATGAAGGCCCCCATGGAGATCTCAGTTTAAAGGATGGACGTCCTCTCTCAG GCGGTAATATGAGTCTTCTGGTCACTGTCACAGAAAGCGACAAAGtaaaggtcacagaggtcactcTGGTTGACAGTTCAAGTGAAACGGAGGTCAATGGGACACTGCAG CCACTGGACAGTGGCACCTTCCTGGTGACATTCACTGATGTTCCCTCTGGAGAATATGTGGTCCACCTGAGGGGCGAGGACAACAGCTCCACTTCTAGGTCAACGCCAGCCACCTTCCAGAGACAGGCCTCCACACAGATCAAGACCTCTGGCATCACTCTGACT GCCCAAGCTGACACCATTAGCATAGAACCAGGAGCGAGCGTTTCAGTCCAGTTCACAGTCACCACGACCTCCACCTCACTCACCGTGAAGGCTACCAATGACCGCAACTACACTTTACTGTCGCCCAGTTCCATCAACATAGCAGCGGGCAGCGGGGGCACAGCAAACGGCACTGTGAACATGACGGTACCAGCCGGGGCCTCTTCTGGAACAGATGTGACTCTCACCATTGAAGTCCAAAACGCTGCCGGCACAGACATGAACTATGCTGTGCTCCGGTTTGTAGTAGCTGCCAAG GCAACTGATGTCACCCGCCCTGTGTGTCAGGTAGTCAGCTTATCAACGAGCTGTAACTCATCTTTGACATACTGTGCGTCAGCTCACTGGGAGTTCATCGCTAATTTCACCGATGGCATCAACGGGACGGGCATTAGAACAGTCACCGTCCTAAAGGGAAATGGCACCCTGAATATCAGCAGCGcggtcggagcaggaggggaaaaCATAACCGTGGCCACCTACAACGCTTCTTGCTGTTCAGACAGTGTAGAGCTGGCTGCAGTAGACCGAGCAGGAAATGTGGGGAGGTGTGTGGGATCGGccaagcagagcagcaccagaacagTGGCCCCTGTGACCCCAGCTGCGTCTCCAATGCAGGGCCCAATCTGA